A genomic region of Fluviispira vulneris contains the following coding sequences:
- the ychF gene encoding redox-regulated ATPase YchF translates to MGFNCGIVGLPNVGKSTLFNAVTRTANAQAANYPFCTIEPNVGRVAVPDERMEKINAIIKAKKIVPTFMEFVDIAGLVKGASRGEGLGNQFLGHIKQVDAIVHVVRCFEDSNITHVDGNTDPARDVDTINTELIYCDFETVTKSVDKMARLLKNNDKKILIAHECGVRLKDHLEQLKPARTFSVKNEDEEDYLRSLHLITKKQVLYAANVNENELADNGENSKHVKVLRDIAAKEGAQVVVVSARLEEELGQLEPEDAQVYMDDLKIKESGLDRLIKAGYSILGLMTYFTAGVQEIRAWTIPKECKAPQAAGVIHSDFEKGFICAEVYAYDDLIRLGSEAKVKEAGLYRKEGRDYLCKDGDIMNFLFNV, encoded by the coding sequence ATGGGTTTTAATTGTGGAATAGTAGGCCTTCCAAACGTAGGAAAATCAACATTATTTAATGCAGTAACTCGAACAGCAAATGCCCAAGCGGCCAATTACCCTTTTTGCACAATTGAGCCGAATGTTGGACGAGTTGCTGTTCCTGATGAAAGAATGGAAAAAATTAATGCTATTATTAAAGCAAAAAAAATTGTTCCAACTTTCATGGAGTTTGTTGATATCGCTGGCCTCGTTAAGGGTGCTAGCCGCGGAGAAGGGCTCGGAAATCAATTTCTAGGGCATATAAAACAGGTTGATGCCATCGTGCATGTGGTTCGTTGCTTTGAAGATTCGAATATCACACATGTTGATGGAAATACCGATCCCGCTAGAGATGTTGACACCATTAACACCGAACTCATTTATTGCGACTTTGAAACTGTGACAAAAAGTGTCGATAAAATGGCACGCTTGTTAAAAAACAATGATAAAAAAATATTGATTGCACATGAATGCGGTGTGCGTCTTAAAGATCATTTAGAACAGCTTAAACCTGCACGAACGTTTTCAGTGAAAAATGAAGATGAAGAAGACTACTTAAGAAGTTTGCATTTAATAACGAAAAAACAAGTTCTTTATGCTGCCAATGTGAATGAAAACGAACTTGCCGACAATGGTGAAAACTCTAAACATGTTAAAGTTTTGAGAGATATTGCGGCCAAAGAGGGTGCACAAGTAGTCGTTGTTTCAGCTCGCCTTGAAGAAGAATTAGGACAGCTTGAACCGGAAGATGCTCAGGTTTATATGGATGATCTCAAAATTAAAGAATCAGGACTCGATCGTTTGATAAAAGCTGGTTATTCAATTTTAGGACTTATGACTTATTTTACAGCAGGTGTTCAGGAAATAAGAGCTTGGACTATACCAAAGGAGTGTAAAGCACCCCAAGCTGCGGGAGTTATTCACTCTGACTTTGAAAAAGGATTTATTTGTGCAGAAGTCTACGCATATGATGACCTTATTCGTTTAGGTAGCGAAGCAAAAGTCAAAGAAGCTGGTTTGTACCGCAAAGAAGGCCGTGATTATCTGTGTAAAGATGGAGATATCATGAACTTTTTATTCAATGTGTAA
- the nth gene encoding endonuclease III — protein MKEVKLINKKQCDEIFKILSQTWPQAQCELLHNNPFQLLIAVVLSAQATDKSVNKALEPLLQQAPNFSATDLLDMGEESFLNVIKSIGLAPTKARNCFKLAKILQEKYQGSVPLEREKLEELPGVGRKTANVILNVLCNLPTMAVDTHVERLSQRIGLVLQTKDRLKIEEELLKRVPQKYAVKAHHILIFHGRYHCVARKPKCELCPIEHLCLKVGVTH, from the coding sequence GTGAAAGAAGTTAAGTTAATTAATAAAAAACAATGCGATGAGATCTTTAAAATACTTTCTCAAACTTGGCCTCAAGCTCAGTGTGAATTGCTCCACAATAATCCTTTTCAACTATTAATTGCTGTGGTTTTAAGCGCTCAAGCAACAGATAAATCTGTTAACAAAGCGCTCGAACCACTTCTTCAGCAAGCACCCAATTTTTCAGCAACAGATCTCTTAGACATGGGCGAAGAATCATTTCTAAACGTGATAAAAAGCATTGGACTTGCACCAACTAAAGCACGCAATTGTTTTAAATTAGCAAAAATTTTACAAGAAAAGTACCAAGGGAGTGTTCCTCTCGAAAGAGAAAAACTTGAAGAATTGCCTGGAGTCGGGCGTAAAACGGCAAATGTAATCTTAAATGTTCTCTGTAATCTTCCCACAATGGCTGTTGACACCCATGTTGAAAGATTATCGCAAAGAATTGGCCTCGTTTTGCAAACAAAAGATCGGCTAAAAATTGAAGAGGAACTCTTAAAAAGAGTTCCTCAAAAGTATGCTGTGAAAGCACATCATATTCTTATTTTTCACGGTAGATATCACTGTGTGGCTAGAAAACCAAAATGTGAACTCTGTCCAATTGAGCATTTATGCCTAAAAGTTGGAGTTACACATTGA
- a CDS encoding type IV toxin-antitoxin system AbiEi family antitoxin domain-containing protein codes for MKLPRIYEHFKQGQIFTIEEAREKLKTTGNTLRKRLSELATRGYIFPIRQGLYRVSKIGERPEREKSSPFAIASKLTPYCYVGFHSALQLHAKETPKENDTIFVVSPTKFNSFKFEGVYYFWCQSPEPHGLETYLLHNGELEFPLLASNFEKSLVDCLKRPAHCPPFHELVRLCKKITISPDFEKILRYASDCNVQALFNRLGFLFEKSLAYWKIQEEYFKQIEGKMSRKQTEWPILYEAQTKATLETPFSYAGKPVQHPADSQNMQAFELRNRWKVQFSVNNQ; via the coding sequence ATGAAGTTACCAAGAATTTATGAACATTTTAAACAAGGACAAATCTTCACAATTGAAGAGGCCCGAGAAAAATTAAAAACCACTGGCAATACCTTACGCAAACGATTGAGCGAACTTGCAACGAGAGGATATATATTTCCCATTCGACAAGGGCTCTACCGTGTTTCTAAAATTGGCGAGCGACCTGAACGTGAGAAAAGTTCACCTTTTGCTATAGCATCCAAACTTACGCCCTATTGTTATGTCGGTTTTCACTCAGCTCTGCAACTTCATGCAAAAGAAACACCAAAAGAAAATGATACTATTTTTGTCGTAAGTCCAACAAAGTTTAATTCTTTTAAGTTTGAAGGGGTTTATTATTTTTGGTGCCAAAGTCCAGAACCTCATGGGCTTGAAACTTATCTATTGCATAATGGAGAACTTGAATTTCCATTATTGGCTTCAAATTTTGAAAAATCTCTTGTGGATTGTTTGAAACGACCAGCCCATTGTCCTCCTTTTCATGAGCTTGTAAGGCTCTGTAAAAAAATAACAATTTCTCCAGATTTTGAGAAGATCCTACGTTATGCTTCGGATTGCAATGTTCAAGCACTATTCAATAGGTTGGGATTTTTATTCGAAAAAAGTTTGGCCTATTGGAAAATTCAAGAGGAATACTTCAAACAAATAGAAGGGAAAATGAGTCGAAAGCAAACCGAATGGCCTATTTTGTATGAAGCACAGACGAAAGCCACGCTCGAGACTCCCTTTTCATATGCTGGAAAGCCGGTTCAGCACCCTGCTGATTCTCAAAATATGCAGGCATTTGAATTGCGCAATCGCTGGAAGGTTCAATTTTCTGTTAATAATCAATAA
- a CDS encoding sulfatase-like hydrolase/transferase has product MLTVKNWRNFWIRYLLGSLIFFVPFFVISIIFSSGFVYLGENTFSLFLIVIKSHPLLVASILLKILFISWIICLGLQFITSSFKYKYKIIFGFIFFICCIIRISSMYPAVTENWLIVQNFDFARKIVQNLSTLSEISRRKSFAEWLPFIALSIAFCINFIIHMKFLILQSRRVKKARSGIQVEELDIESRIFSIQGVSFVIFFIFGSIFLINMNSSMKINLPQNNTRQHRPNVFIFASDSLRYDRLTENKYANVMPFLRTKLNEAELFKPMLVGIPRTFPSWVEIATGIYSSNNGVRTMFPSRNTRIGKKQTIFETARESGYSTIFVSDFAGDIFPRYPFGADEINAPTSNLQSMVENGMISGISVIQAILTLPKMHRILPSLLESPEISDPRLVAKAFSESLSHVSEISRPVFMTTFFSTAHFPYAAPGPWFAKFQDKDENGNYKFRKIPDQTVIDNSKSNNISTTSIKQTVALYDGSLNAIDSTLKDLFHELESKGWLRNSIILFFGDHGENLYEGNLGMGHGDGVSGEYSNVTPLIILTKGNTVPIQSQKPIKNIVRTIDIAPTIARRINVNFPENDLDGEPLLDLTEKLPNFPAGLAYMETGIWFTTGKLTPENQPRVIYPSVTSLLDIDEGMNFEFYVRPSYSQAIPGVKERAWVNDKYKLIARTTRYGVQTSLYFRTDKASETDLLADPKSFEDYKAIAMEMLNQMNKYLLSRGVEIVPNGKGSFFYSENITQ; this is encoded by the coding sequence ATGTTGACGGTAAAGAATTGGCGAAATTTTTGGATTCGATATTTATTAGGGAGTTTGATTTTTTTCGTCCCTTTTTTTGTTATCTCGATAATATTCTCATCTGGATTTGTTTATTTAGGGGAAAATACATTTTCATTATTTTTAATTGTAATAAAAAGTCACCCATTACTTGTTGCATCCATTTTACTAAAAATCTTATTTATTTCATGGATAATTTGCTTAGGTCTTCAATTTATTACTTCATCATTCAAATATAAATACAAAATTATTTTTGGCTTTATATTTTTTATTTGCTGTATAATCAGAATCAGCTCAATGTATCCAGCTGTGACAGAAAACTGGTTGATAGTACAAAATTTCGATTTTGCGAGAAAGATTGTCCAAAATTTATCTACTCTTTCAGAAATATCAAGGAGAAAATCATTCGCAGAATGGCTTCCATTTATAGCGTTATCTATTGCATTTTGCATTAATTTTATTATTCATATGAAATTTTTAATTCTCCAAAGTCGAAGAGTAAAAAAAGCTCGTTCAGGGATTCAAGTCGAAGAGCTTGATATTGAATCAAGAATTTTTTCAATACAAGGTGTTTCTTTTGTTATATTCTTCATATTTGGTAGTATTTTTCTTATAAATATGAATTCTTCAATGAAAATAAATTTACCACAAAACAATACAAGGCAACATCGACCAAATGTCTTTATTTTTGCCAGTGATAGTTTACGTTATGATCGCTTAACTGAAAATAAATATGCAAATGTTATGCCATTTTTAAGAACTAAACTAAATGAAGCAGAGTTATTTAAACCTATGCTAGTAGGAATTCCACGCACTTTTCCGAGTTGGGTTGAAATAGCTACTGGGATTTACTCTTCCAATAATGGCGTGAGAACTATGTTTCCTTCTAGAAATACAAGAATTGGAAAAAAACAAACAATTTTTGAAACAGCAAGAGAAAGTGGCTATTCAACAATTTTTGTCTCTGATTTTGCAGGTGATATATTTCCTAGATATCCATTTGGAGCAGATGAAATCAATGCGCCAACCTCAAATTTACAATCCATGGTTGAAAATGGAATGATCTCGGGTATCAGTGTCATTCAAGCTATTTTAACCTTACCCAAAATGCACCGCATTCTTCCCTCATTGCTTGAGTCACCAGAAATATCAGATCCGCGCTTAGTTGCAAAAGCTTTTTCAGAAAGTCTTTCCCATGTCTCAGAAATCTCTCGACCTGTATTTATGACAACATTTTTTTCCACTGCTCATTTTCCGTATGCAGCACCCGGTCCATGGTTTGCTAAATTTCAAGATAAAGATGAAAATGGAAACTATAAATTTAGAAAAATTCCCGATCAAACCGTGATTGATAATTCTAAATCTAATAATATTTCTACCACTTCAATAAAGCAAACAGTTGCATTATATGATGGTTCATTAAATGCAATTGATAGTACTTTAAAAGATTTATTTCATGAACTCGAAAGTAAAGGATGGCTTAGAAATTCTATTATTCTTTTTTTTGGGGACCATGGAGAAAATCTTTATGAAGGTAATTTAGGAATGGGACATGGAGATGGTGTTTCAGGTGAATACTCTAATGTAACACCACTCATTATTTTAACAAAAGGTAACACAGTCCCAATTCAGTCACAAAAACCTATTAAAAACATAGTTCGAACGATAGATATTGCTCCTACAATTGCAAGAAGAATTAATGTCAATTTTCCAGAAAATGATTTAGATGGAGAACCTCTTCTCGACCTAACTGAGAAACTACCAAATTTTCCAGCGGGACTTGCCTATATGGAAACAGGTATTTGGTTTACAACTGGAAAGTTAACACCAGAGAATCAACCAAGAGTTATTTATCCAAGCGTTACATCTCTTTTAGATATAGATGAAGGTATGAATTTTGAATTTTATGTCAGACCAAGTTACTCACAAGCAATACCTGGTGTAAAAGAAAGAGCATGGGTGAACGATAAATATAAATTAATTGCGAGAACAACACGTTATGGCGTGCAAACATCTTTGTATTTTCGTACTGACAAAGCTTCAGAAACTGATTTATTAGCAGATCCAAAAAGTTTTGAAGATTATAAAGCAATTGCTATGGAAATGCTTAATCAAATGAATAAATACTTATTATCGAGAGGTGTTGAAATTGTACCTAATGGTAAAGGTTCATTCTTTTATTCGGAGAATATTACTCAATGA
- the dnaB gene encoding replicative DNA helicase, translating to MNSTPQNTPSIAGLPHSREAEQAVLGTILATPSSVFGHTDKLIPEYFFDPQHRVIVTAMRELVAENTPADVTLVYGKLREKGDNLKAGDLEGVRRLLEFNARPELLGYWLDEVKKYWELRLVIEACAEIVGRGKKVAGANVEEFLSYAESKFTQLAESRITTGLIPSASVVKETILDLEKLFQNPGKITGIPSGFTDLDRITAGFQPSDLIILAARPAMGKTSLALNFAANAVFLHQKSVAFFSLEMSNSQLMQRMLATAAKIESHKFRDGKMTSEELARLYPEAAAFQTDKLLLDDSPGISIIDLASRCRKVKRERGALDLIIVDYLQLMSAGSSHGKASQSREREISIISMGLKALAKELNCPVIALSQLNRGLEQRPDKRPRPSDLRESGSIEQDADQIMFVYRDEVYNKDTTDKGIAEIIIGKNRHGAIDTVKLAFQNSFTSFHNLARFDS from the coding sequence ATGAATTCTACACCACAAAATACCCCTAGCATTGCTGGTTTACCTCATTCAAGAGAAGCTGAACAAGCAGTACTTGGCACTATCCTTGCCACACCTTCCAGTGTTTTTGGTCATACAGATAAGCTTATACCCGAATATTTTTTCGATCCACAACATCGAGTTATTGTTACTGCTATGCGCGAACTCGTAGCAGAAAACACTCCCGCAGATGTTACTTTAGTTTATGGTAAATTACGAGAAAAAGGTGATAATTTAAAAGCTGGAGATCTTGAAGGCGTTCGTAGACTTCTTGAATTTAATGCCCGACCTGAATTACTTGGCTATTGGCTAGATGAAGTTAAAAAATATTGGGAATTGCGCCTTGTCATTGAAGCATGTGCCGAAATAGTCGGTCGAGGAAAAAAAGTTGCGGGTGCAAATGTAGAGGAATTTTTAAGTTATGCAGAATCAAAATTCACTCAATTAGCAGAGTCAAGAATAACGACTGGACTTATACCTTCTGCTAGCGTCGTTAAAGAAACAATTCTTGATCTCGAAAAATTATTTCAAAATCCTGGCAAAATTACAGGAATCCCTAGTGGATTTACAGATCTTGATCGCATAACGGCTGGATTTCAACCATCAGACTTAATTATTCTTGCAGCAAGACCCGCAATGGGAAAAACATCTTTAGCATTAAACTTTGCCGCCAATGCTGTCTTTCTTCATCAAAAATCCGTGGCTTTTTTTAGTCTTGAAATGAGCAATTCACAGCTGATGCAACGCATGCTTGCAACTGCTGCCAAAATTGAATCACATAAATTCCGAGATGGTAAGATGACAAGCGAAGAACTTGCTCGCCTTTATCCTGAAGCTGCAGCATTTCAAACGGACAAGCTGTTATTGGATGACTCCCCTGGTATTAGTATTATTGACCTTGCCAGCCGCTGTCGAAAGGTGAAAAGAGAACGTGGAGCGCTCGATCTTATTATTGTTGACTACCTGCAACTTATGTCTGCGGGATCTTCCCATGGAAAAGCTTCTCAGAGTCGTGAAAGAGAAATTTCAATCATAAGTATGGGGCTAAAAGCATTGGCAAAAGAACTCAATTGCCCTGTAATAGCCTTGTCACAGCTCAATCGCGGTCTTGAACAAAGACCCGATAAAAGACCTCGTCCTTCAGACTTACGCGAATCGGGCTCTATTGAGCAGGATGCTGACCAAATTATGTTTGTTTATCGTGACGAGGTGTATAACAAAGACACGACCGATAAAGGTATTGCTGAAATAATTATTGGTAAAAATAGACATGGTGCAATTGACACTGTAAAACTTGCCTTCCAAAATAGCTTCACTTCATTTCATAATCTTGCACGTTTTGATAGTTAA
- a CDS encoding NAD(P)H-dependent flavin oxidoreductase: MNSAMPKFLSHDFYAQHNIKIPVIQGPMAGGFSLPPLVSAVIKNNCIGFLAAGYLSAQVLEKQIVEVKNAANGLFGVNLFMVDKKKAVIYNKPEILAKIEKKLKIPIQKKINFAVNEDNDAKIDIILKQGVKLVSFTFGLPKKKWVEKLRDNNVYLVGSCTNIEEAKAVEKMGLDAIVVQGIETGGHRSSFLKLNDEIGLFSLLQEVSENIKIPIIAAGGIVTGKGILASRILGATAVQIGTGFLLTRECSAVSAYKKALLNSYAHETIVTDKISGKKARGICNRFIIELNAAQNKTHPFPIQNQMTKEIRSHSQKKNKSDYLSLWCGQSIHLIKKELTVEEFINNLKVEYLSAANNFSIS, translated from the coding sequence ATGAATTCTGCAATGCCAAAATTCCTCAGTCATGATTTTTATGCGCAACACAATATAAAAATTCCTGTTATACAAGGACCAATGGCGGGTGGTTTTTCTTTGCCTCCACTTGTATCAGCAGTCATAAAAAATAATTGCATTGGGTTTTTAGCTGCAGGATATCTTTCAGCTCAAGTTTTGGAGAAGCAAATAGTTGAAGTTAAAAATGCAGCTAACGGTTTATTTGGTGTAAACTTATTTATGGTGGATAAAAAAAAGGCAGTAATTTATAATAAACCAGAAATTTTAGCGAAAATTGAAAAAAAATTAAAAATTCCGATTCAAAAAAAAATAAATTTTGCAGTTAATGAAGATAATGATGCGAAAATAGACATTATATTAAAGCAAGGCGTAAAATTAGTGAGTTTTACTTTTGGCTTACCAAAAAAAAAATGGGTGGAAAAGTTAAGAGATAATAATGTTTACTTAGTAGGAAGTTGTACAAATATTGAAGAAGCTAAAGCTGTTGAAAAAATGGGACTAGATGCCATAGTGGTGCAAGGAATTGAAACTGGCGGGCATAGAAGTTCTTTTCTAAAATTAAATGATGAAATAGGGTTATTCTCATTATTACAGGAAGTTTCAGAAAATATTAAAATTCCTATTATAGCTGCAGGAGGTATAGTAACTGGTAAAGGAATATTGGCTTCAAGAATTTTAGGTGCTACAGCTGTGCAGATTGGTACAGGATTTTTACTCACACGAGAATGTTCAGCAGTAAGTGCATATAAAAAAGCATTATTAAATTCATATGCGCATGAAACAATTGTGACAGATAAGATCTCAGGAAAAAAGGCTCGAGGAATATGTAACAGATTTATAATTGAATTAAATGCTGCGCAAAATAAAACTCACCCATTTCCAATTCAAAATCAAATGACAAAGGAAATTCGCTCTCACTCACAAAAGAAAAATAAGAGCGACTATTTGTCTTTATGGTGTGGACAATCCATACATTTAATTAAAAAAGAATTAACAGTAGAAGAATTTATAAATAATTTAAAAGTGGAATATTTATCTGCTGCAAATAATTTTTCAATCAGTTAA
- a CDS encoding sulfatase, with the protein MKKLKRQYIRIILRPLKALRLSLIYFYGRIALSLALRGIKVPGLDKIKKRMPQSALGAYERRVLIYEIKGERYSFRKGPIWIRIVYETLSYFLSRNRFWLLILVKTTIAFLIIAIPILIFILIRGVLPVPERVPYVQINTKLNETSQIRTDWLYTEAPFNDEDLKTPFNYIDPDNARGVTITPVIEPGAPAGLIHFGIGYYPMKLNLLRGFLVSNQAPLVVTRKRNIKIDVEDGNKIRIQYYLFPKNNNLQTQCKIQIKDQNGNIIASTVETTPTRLKTRVANSISAAWNERFLPNTIPNYGKIGEFIINVKTPPQKIIAHVTSLSDEREKDNENNNSINENIVKQFNINQPEKAGVDLSNDSCIFALGDFSLERTVVKPPKRRGIIFILIDTLRADTAYDSQLMPNLNDFAKTQSIKFLEHRAQGNMTVPSILPLMTSHYSREIGSVAFTYAADQKMKKNFYDKKYPMLATSMQNLGYRVGAIGWLSLFTEAMEGGVDLGFHNAIVSETPEYEARQITEQMGTWLENYGDAPFFLYLHYNTTHGPYKPPLEEIDLKKFLSKPFGLNQKRQLYNGAARYWDTEFLYIVQKLKDLGIYDNVDIIVTSDHGAQLDRQPWNYFQGVPQNIDGGYADKGNSLFDEEVRVPLIIKLADNFKGIGETVSIPTAHVDMLPTLYSLAGGLDISKQWRGLDFSPAMKTSSKLTFPDILQERKSIYFDGHKYAGILYWGGEFKDKPMKYMRQLTPDRVKLYLTHNPWSQVINWYQPEIFSSVNFSTHTEDILANVQNNKLKELRSAYYQNSPSDKVLRFIAKYKGQFTMSLNLKNKEKNNLAKISLIPENIKYTEKKINDSVLFDFKGEINPDESIWINLGNSSIEDIKLNENITPVICPNGNKIETEYLVNSLQNNICSFFAPPDGIIERNYTNKDQVLIIQKSLSNEQVEQIEGTGGGAALQNALREWGYAK; encoded by the coding sequence ATGAAAAAACTTAAGCGTCAATATATTCGAATAATATTAAGACCATTAAAAGCCCTTCGCCTTTCTTTAATCTATTTTTATGGGCGAATTGCATTGTCCTTAGCCTTAAGAGGTATAAAAGTTCCTGGCCTCGATAAAATTAAAAAACGAATGCCACAGAGTGCTCTAGGAGCTTATGAAAGAAGGGTACTTATATATGAAATTAAAGGAGAAAGATATTCTTTTCGCAAAGGTCCAATATGGATAAGAATTGTTTACGAAACACTTTCATATTTTTTATCAAGAAATCGATTTTGGTTATTAATTTTAGTGAAAACAACTATTGCTTTTCTTATCATTGCCATACCAATTCTTATTTTTATTTTAATTCGCGGTGTTTTACCGGTTCCAGAACGCGTTCCTTATGTTCAAATTAATACAAAATTAAATGAAACCTCACAAATTCGAACGGATTGGCTTTATACAGAAGCACCATTTAATGATGAAGACTTAAAAACGCCGTTCAATTATATCGATCCAGATAATGCAAGAGGAGTCACTATAACTCCTGTAATAGAACCAGGAGCTCCTGCTGGCTTAATACATTTTGGCATTGGTTATTATCCAATGAAATTAAATTTATTACGAGGATTTTTAGTTAGCAATCAAGCACCTTTAGTTGTTACAAGAAAAAGAAATATTAAAATTGATGTAGAAGATGGTAACAAAATAAGAATTCAATATTATTTATTTCCAAAAAATAATAATTTACAAACGCAATGCAAAATTCAAATAAAAGATCAAAATGGAAATATAATTGCCAGCACAGTAGAAACGACTCCAACTCGTTTAAAAACCCGTGTTGCTAACTCTATCTCTGCAGCCTGGAATGAGCGATTTCTTCCAAATACTATTCCAAATTATGGAAAAATTGGTGAGTTTATAATTAATGTTAAGACACCTCCACAAAAAATAATTGCGCATGTCACTAGCCTCTCAGATGAACGAGAAAAAGATAATGAAAACAATAATTCGATAAATGAAAATATCGTAAAGCAATTTAATATCAACCAACCAGAAAAAGCCGGAGTCGATCTCAGCAATGACTCATGTATTTTTGCATTAGGTGATTTTAGTCTTGAAAGAACGGTTGTAAAACCTCCAAAAAGAAGAGGTATAATTTTTATATTAATTGATACACTTAGAGCAGATACTGCCTATGATTCACAATTAATGCCAAATTTAAATGACTTTGCCAAAACTCAAAGTATAAAATTTTTAGAACACAGAGCACAAGGTAACATGACGGTTCCAAGTATATTACCTCTTATGACTTCTCACTATTCGCGCGAAATAGGATCTGTTGCATTTACTTATGCTGCGGATCAAAAAATGAAAAAGAATTTTTATGATAAAAAATACCCTATGCTTGCTACATCCATGCAAAACTTAGGATATCGTGTTGGTGCCATTGGATGGTTATCTCTTTTTACAGAAGCAATGGAAGGCGGAGTTGATCTCGGTTTTCACAATGCTATTGTTTCAGAAACTCCAGAATACGAAGCGCGGCAAATTACGGAACAAATGGGTACTTGGCTGGAAAATTATGGTGATGCCCCTTTCTTTTTATATTTGCATTACAATACAACCCATGGCCCATATAAACCACCCCTTGAAGAAATTGATTTAAAAAAGTTTTTATCAAAACCATTTGGCTTGAATCAAAAAAGACAATTGTATAATGGAGCAGCTCGTTATTGGGATACCGAATTTTTATATATAGTGCAGAAATTAAAAGACTTAGGTATATATGATAATGTTGATATTATTGTAACCTCAGATCATGGCGCTCAACTCGATCGTCAACCTTGGAATTATTTTCAAGGTGTTCCACAAAATATTGATGGAGGCTATGCTGATAAAGGCAACTCTTTATTTGATGAAGAAGTGAGAGTCCCTCTTATAATAAAACTCGCAGATAATTTTAAGGGTATTGGTGAAACTGTAAGTATCCCAACCGCTCATGTCGATATGCTACCAACTTTATATAGCCTTGCTGGTGGATTAGATATAAGTAAACAATGGCGTGGGTTAGATTTTTCTCCTGCAATGAAAACAAGTTCTAAACTCACTTTCCCCGATATTTTACAAGAGCGGAAAAGCATATATTTTGATGGACATAAGTATGCAGGAATCCTTTATTGGGGGGGAGAATTTAAAGATAAACCCATGAAGTATATGCGACAACTTACTCCAGATAGAGTTAAACTTTATTTAACTCATAATCCTTGGAGCCAAGTGATCAATTGGTATCAACCTGAAATTTTTTCATCTGTTAATTTTAGCACGCATACAGAAGATATTTTAGCTAATGTACAGAATAATAAATTAAAAGAATTGCGCAGCGCATACTATCAAAACTCTCCTTCTGATAAAGTGCTTCGTTTCATCGCAAAGTATAAAGGTCAATTTACGATGTCCTTAAATTTGAAAAATAAAGAAAAAAATAATTTAGCAAAAATATCTTTAATTCCAGAGAATATTAAATACACAGAGAAAAAAATAAATGACTCTGTTCTATTCGATTTTAAAGGAGAAATTAACCCAGACGAAAGTATATGGATTAACTTAGGTAATAGCTCAATAGAAGATATAAAATTAAATGAAAATATAACTCCGGTTATTTGCCCAAACGGAAATAAAATTGAAACAGAATATTTAGTAAATTCTTTACAAAATAATATTTGTTCTTTTTTTGCTCCTCCTGATGGAATCATAGAACGCAATTATACCAATAAAGACCAAGTTCTCATTATACAAAAAAGCTTATCCAATGAACAAGTCGAGCAAATAGAAGGAACAGGTGGAGGAGCTGCTCTGCAAAATGCTTTGCGTGAATGGGGATATGCAAAGTGA
- a CDS encoding helix-turn-helix domain-containing protein has translation MNSENLNRTIEGATVQGPTDDSDNTAITNEKLLSFSSCPEEFKLFIEDTSLEKLVYWKLHNLFEKFDEDSPNDILKTVLAHVERPLFALVLKKTKGNQSKAADVLGCNRNTLHRKLKEFSIEPRDLRRALRNSERSSTKSTFNARLEENTVEARQ, from the coding sequence ATGAATTCTGAAAATCTTAATAGAACAATAGAGGGAGCAACTGTTCAAGGACCAACAGACGACTCAGATAATACTGCTATAACGAATGAAAAACTTCTTAGTTTTTCATCGTGTCCTGAAGAGTTTAAATTATTTATTGAAGATACAAGCTTAGAAAAACTTGTCTATTGGAAACTTCATAATCTTTTTGAAAAATTCGATGAAGACTCACCAAATGATATTTTGAAGACTGTATTGGCGCATGTTGAAAGACCTCTTTTTGCACTTGTACTCAAAAAAACAAAAGGCAATCAAAGCAAAGCGGCTGATGTTTTAGGCTGCAACAGAAATACTTTGCACAGAAAATTAAAAGAATTTTCTATAGAGCCACGTGATTTACGTCGTGCTTTACGCAATTCTGAACGCTCATCGACAAAATCAACATTCAATGCGCGCTTAGAAGAAAACACTGTCGAAGCAAGACAATAA